One part of the Xylanimonas allomyrinae genome encodes these proteins:
- a CDS encoding phospholipase D-like domain-containing protein, whose product MPRLSAVTSRLARRPVTSADVDWVGVRRVAARAGVVAACVPVATGLALMAAERLRRHRHPLDAPFPTAAPADNTVGATTTTVYTFGDDLYAAMLDAIAGARDHVFFETYIWKGDDVGHRFRDALEAAAARGVEVYVVYDAFANLVVPRSFFRLDTRIHVLRFPWVRAGALVSPLRASGRDHRKLLVVDDELGFVGGYNIGSLYARHWRDTHVRLAGPAVWELRNGFVDFWNRWRTPALPVLPDVGSTSWLPQLRAARNSPSDLVFPIRNVYLDAIDRATSHVQITQAYFIPDREILAALLDAAARGVDVRVLVPERSNHVVADWLARGHYGTLLRGGVRIFLYADAMIHAKTATVDGRWSTVGTANIDRLSLTGNYEINLEIVDAGVAATLEEVFAMDLTNARELTRAAWEARPTLHKVGERLVSPLAPFL is encoded by the coding sequence GTGCCCCGCCTCTCCGCCGTGACCTCCCGCCTCGCCCGGCGCCCAGTCACCTCGGCCGACGTCGACTGGGTGGGCGTGCGTCGCGTCGCGGCCCGCGCGGGCGTGGTGGCGGCGTGCGTGCCCGTGGCGACGGGTCTGGCCCTCATGGCGGCGGAACGCCTGCGCCGTCACCGGCACCCCTTGGACGCGCCGTTCCCGACGGCGGCGCCTGCCGACAACACCGTCGGCGCCACGACCACGACGGTCTACACGTTCGGCGACGATCTGTACGCCGCGATGCTCGATGCGATCGCCGGCGCCCGGGACCACGTCTTCTTCGAGACGTACATCTGGAAGGGTGACGACGTCGGGCACCGCTTCCGTGACGCGCTCGAGGCTGCGGCGGCGCGCGGCGTCGAGGTGTACGTCGTCTACGACGCGTTCGCCAACCTCGTCGTGCCACGCTCGTTCTTCCGCCTGGACACGCGCATCCACGTGCTGCGCTTCCCGTGGGTGCGCGCCGGGGCGCTCGTCTCCCCCTTGCGTGCGTCGGGTCGCGACCATCGCAAGCTCCTCGTCGTCGACGACGAGCTCGGGTTCGTCGGCGGGTACAACATCGGCTCGCTCTACGCCCGTCACTGGCGTGACACCCATGTGCGTCTCGCGGGGCCGGCCGTGTGGGAGCTGCGCAACGGGTTCGTCGACTTCTGGAACCGCTGGCGCACGCCCGCGCTGCCCGTTCTGCCCGACGTCGGCTCGACGTCCTGGCTGCCGCAGCTGCGCGCCGCCCGCAACTCCCCCAGCGACCTCGTCTTCCCGATCCGCAACGTCTACCTCGACGCGATCGACCGTGCCACGAGCCACGTGCAGATCACCCAGGCGTACTTCATCCCCGACCGCGAGATCCTCGCGGCCCTGCTCGACGCGGCCGCGCGCGGCGTCGACGTGCGCGTCCTGGTGCCCGAGCGGTCCAACCACGTCGTGGCCGACTGGCTTGCACGAGGCCACTACGGCACCCTTCTGCGCGGCGGGGTGCGGATCTTCCTCTACGCGGACGCGATGATCCACGCCAAGACCGCCACGGTCGACGGTCGCTGGTCCACCGTCGGCACGGCGAACATCGACCGGCTCTCGCTGACGGGCAACTACGAGATCAACCTCGAGATCGTCGACGCGGGTGTCGCCGCCACGCTCGAAGAAGTCTTCGCGATGGACCTGACCAATGCCCGCGAGCTCACCCGCGCGGCGTGGGAAGCGCGTCCGACGCTCCACAAGGTGGGCGAGCGCCTCGTGTCCCCGCTCGCCCCGTTCCTGTGA